Genomic window (Streptomyces yatensis):
TGACGACTCGTCGGAGCGGACCGACAAGCACAGCCGTGACGACTCGTCGGAGCGGACCGACAAGCACAGCCGTGACGACTCGTCGGAGCGGACCACCAAGCACGGCCGGGACATCTGATGAGTGGCACACCCCGCCCCAAGGACCGGCCCTGGCTGATGCGCACCTACGCCGGGCACTCCACCGCCGAGGCGTCCAACGAGCTGTACCGGCGCAACCTGGCCAAGGGCCAGACCGGGCTCTCGGTCGCCTTCGACCTGCCCACCCAGACCGGCTACGACCCCGACCACATCCTCGCCCGCGGCGAGGTGGGCCGGGTCGGGGTCCCGGTCTCCCATCTGGGCGACATGCGGCGGCTGTTCCAGGAGATCCCCCTGGAACGGATGAACACCTCCATGACGATCAACGCGACCGCGATGTGGCTGCTGGCGCTGTATCAGGTCGTGGCGGAGGAGCACGGTGCGGACATCGGCAAGCTCCAGGGGACGACGCAGAACGACATCGTCAAGGAGTACCTCTCGCGCGGGACGCATGTCTTCCCGCCGGGCCCGAGCCTGCGGCTGACCACCGACATGATCGCGTACACGGTCAACCACATCCCCAAGTGGAATCCGATCAACATCTGCAGCTACCACCTGCAGGAGGCCGGGGCCACTCCGGTGCAGGAGATCGCCTTCGCGATGTCCACGGCGGTCGCCGTATTGGACGCGGTGTTCGCCTCCGGCCAGATTCCCGAGGACCGTAAGGGCGACGTGGTGGCCCGGATCTCCTTCTTCGTGAACGCGGGCGTCCGCTTCATCGAGGAGATGTGCAAGATGCGCGCCTTCGGCCGCATCTGGGACCGGATCACCCGTGAGCGGTACGGCATCGAGAACCCCAAGCACCGCCGGTTCCGCTACGGCGTCCAGGTGAACTCGCTCGGCCTGACCGAGGCCCAGCCGGAGAACAACGTCCAGCGCATCGTCCTGGAGATGCTGGCCGTCACCCTCTCCAAGGACGCCCGCGCCCGCGCGGTCCAGCTCCCGGCCTGGAACGAGGCGCTGGGCCTGCCCCGCCCGTGGGACCAGCAGTGGTCGCTGCGCATCCAGCAGGTGCTCGCCCTGGAGAGCGATCTGCTGGAGTACGACGACATCTTCGAGGGCTCCCATGTGATCGAGGCCAAGGTCGCCACGCTGGTGGAGGAGGCCGAGGCCGAGATGGAGCGGATCGAGAAGATGGGCGGGGCGATGGCCGCCGTCGAGACCGGCTATCTCAAGGCGCAGCTCGTGGCCTCGCACGCCGAGCGCAGGGCGCGGATCGAGGCGGGCGAGGAGAAGATCGTCGGCGTCAACTGCTACGAGTCCACCGAGCCCAATCCGCTCACCGCCGATCTCGACACCGCGATCATGACAGTGGACCCGGAGAACGAGGCGCGGGTCGTATCCGCCCTGCACACGTGGCGCGAACAGCGCGACGAGGGCCCCGCCCAGGAAGCCCTCGGCGCCCTCCGTAAGGCCGCCGCGGGGACCGAGAACCTGATGCCGGCGACCCTGGCCTGCGCCCGCGCGGGCGTGACCACCGGGGAGTGGTCCTGGGCGCTGCGCGATGTCTTCGGTGAGTACCGCGCCCCCACCGGGGTCGGCGGCGCGCCGCTGGCCGTCGCCCCGGAGGCCGGCTCCCTGCTGTCCACCGTCCGCGAGAAGGTCGAGAAGACGGCGGCCGACCTCGGCGGCGGCAGGCTGCGGCTGCTGGTCGGCAAGCCCGGCCTGGACGGGCACAGCAACGGCGCCGAGCAGATCGCCGTACGGGCCAGGGACGCCGGTTTCGAGGTGGTCTACCAGGGGATCCGGCTCACCCCCGAGCAGATCGTCTCGGCGGCCGTGGCCGAGGATGTGCACTGCGTCGGGCTGTCCATCCTGTCCGGTTCGCATGCCGAGCTGGTGCCGGACGTCCTGGAGCGGCTGCGCGACGCGGGTGCCCAGGACATCCCCGTCATCGTGGGCGGGATCATCCCGGCCGGGGACGCGGCCACGCTGCGCGCCGCGGGTGTCGCCGCCGTTTTCACCCCCAAGGACTTCGGTATCACGGAGATCATCGGCCGTATCGTCGATGAGATCCGCGCCGCGAACACGCTTCCCCCTCTGGAGGTTCTCGTATGACCGCCCCCGACCGCGCAGATTCCGCGACCCGGCTGCGCCCCCGCCGCTCCTGCCTGGCCGTCCCCGGCTCCAATCCGCGCTTCCTGGAGAAGGCCCAGGGGCTCGCGGCCGACCAGGTCTTCCTGGACCTGGAGGACGCCTGTGCGCCGCTGGCCAAGGAGGACGCCCGGCACACCATCGTCAAGGCGCTGAACGAGGGCGACTGGACCGGTAAGACCCGGGTGGTGCGGGTCAACGACTGGACCACCCACTGGACGTACCGGGACGTCATCACGGTCGTCGAGGGCGCGGGCCCCAACCTGGACTGCATCATGCTGCCCAAGGTGCAGGACGCCCAGCAGGTGATCGCGCTGGATCTGCTGCTCACCCAGATCGAGAAGACGATGGGCTTCGAGGTCGGGCGGATCGGCATCGAGGCGCAGATCGAGAACGCCAAGGGCCTGGTCAACGTGGACGAGATCGCGGGCGCCTCGTCGCGCCTGGAGACCATCGTCTTCGGCCCGGCCGACTTCATGGCGTCCATCAATATGAAGTCGCTGGTCGTGGGCGAGCAGCCGCCCGGCTATCCGGCGGACGCCTATCACTACATCCTGATGCGGATCCTGATGGCGGCCCGCACCCATGACCTCCAGGCGATCGACGGCCCCTACCTGCAGATCCGGAACGTGGACGGCTTCCGCGAGGTGGCCGGGCGCGCGGCCGCCCTCGGCTACGACGGGAAGTGGGTGCTGCACCCCGGCCAGGTGGAGGCGGCCAACGAGGTCTTCTCGCCGTCCCAGGAGGACTACGACCACGCCGAGCTGATCCTGGACGCCTATGACTACTGCACCTCGGCGGAGGGCGGCATGAAGGGCTCGGCGATGCTCGGCGACGAGATGATCGACGAGGCCAGCCGCAAGATGGCCCTGGTCGTCGCGGGCAAGGGCCGCGCCGCCGGGATGACCCGTACGTCCACCTTCCAGCCCCCGGAGGCATGAGCCATGCAGTTCGGCCGTACCTATGAGGAGTTCACGGTGGGCGACGTCTACCGGCACTGGCCGGGGAAGACGGTCACCGAGTACGACGACCACCTTTTCTGTCTGCTCACCATGAACCACCACCCGCTGCACATGGACAGCAACTACGCCGAGAAGACGACCGATTTCGGCAAGAACGTGGTGGTCGGGAACTACATCTACTCACTGCTCCTGGGGATGTCCGTCCCCGATGTCTCCGGAAAGGCCATCGCCAATCTGGAGGTCGAGTCGCTACGGCATGTCGCACCCACCTTCCACGGCGACACGATCTACGGCGAGACGACGGTCCTCGACAAGACGCCGTCGAAGTCCAAGACGGACCGGGGCATCGTGCAGGTGGAGACCAAGGGCTACAAGCAGGACGGCACCCTGGTCTGCGTCTTCCGGCGCAAGGTGATGGTGCCGACCGCCACGTACATCAAGGAGCGGGGCGGCGAGCAGCCGGGCCGCCCGGAGCTGGGAGAGCAGTGATATGAGCCGCCTGGCGCAGACCGAGGGCCTGACCGACATCCAGCGGGAGATCCTCTCCACGGTCAGGGATTTTGTCGACAAGGAGATCCTGCCGGTCGCGACGGAACTGGAACATCGCGATGAATATCCGACCGCGATCGTCGAGGGGCT
Coding sequences:
- a CDS encoding protein meaA, whose product is MSGTPRPKDRPWLMRTYAGHSTAEASNELYRRNLAKGQTGLSVAFDLPTQTGYDPDHILARGEVGRVGVPVSHLGDMRRLFQEIPLERMNTSMTINATAMWLLALYQVVAEEHGADIGKLQGTTQNDIVKEYLSRGTHVFPPGPSLRLTTDMIAYTVNHIPKWNPINICSYHLQEAGATPVQEIAFAMSTAVAVLDAVFASGQIPEDRKGDVVARISFFVNAGVRFIEEMCKMRAFGRIWDRITRERYGIENPKHRRFRYGVQVNSLGLTEAQPENNVQRIVLEMLAVTLSKDARARAVQLPAWNEALGLPRPWDQQWSLRIQQVLALESDLLEYDDIFEGSHVIEAKVATLVEEAEAEMERIEKMGGAMAAVETGYLKAQLVASHAERRARIEAGEEKIVGVNCYESTEPNPLTADLDTAIMTVDPENEARVVSALHTWREQRDEGPAQEALGALRKAAAGTENLMPATLACARAGVTTGEWSWALRDVFGEYRAPTGVGGAPLAVAPEAGSLLSTVREKVEKTAADLGGGRLRLLVGKPGLDGHSNGAEQIAVRARDAGFEVVYQGIRLTPEQIVSAAVAEDVHCVGLSILSGSHAELVPDVLERLRDAGAQDIPVIVGGIIPAGDAATLRAAGVAAVFTPKDFGITEIIGRIVDEIRAANTLPPLEVLV
- a CDS encoding HpcH/HpaI aldolase/citrate lyase family protein translates to MTAPDRADSATRLRPRRSCLAVPGSNPRFLEKAQGLAADQVFLDLEDACAPLAKEDARHTIVKALNEGDWTGKTRVVRVNDWTTHWTYRDVITVVEGAGPNLDCIMLPKVQDAQQVIALDLLLTQIEKTMGFEVGRIGIEAQIENAKGLVNVDEIAGASSRLETIVFGPADFMASINMKSLVVGEQPPGYPADAYHYILMRILMAARTHDLQAIDGPYLQIRNVDGFREVAGRAAALGYDGKWVLHPGQVEAANEVFSPSQEDYDHAELILDAYDYCTSAEGGMKGSAMLGDEMIDEASRKMALVVAGKGRAAGMTRTSTFQPPEA
- a CDS encoding MaoC family dehydratase; amino-acid sequence: MQFGRTYEEFTVGDVYRHWPGKTVTEYDDHLFCLLTMNHHPLHMDSNYAEKTTDFGKNVVVGNYIYSLLLGMSVPDVSGKAIANLEVESLRHVAPTFHGDTIYGETTVLDKTPSKSKTDRGIVQVETKGYKQDGTLVCVFRRKVMVPTATYIKERGGEQPGRPELGEQ